CCGCACCCTGCTGGCGCGCACCCGGCGAGGCAGCTGACATCGCGCTCAACGAGGGCGCCGGCCCTTGCCGCGGGCGCGCCGCTGCCACCCGCGAAGGGCGGCGCCGGGCGCGGCAAAAATATTTTCTCGGCAAATCGCTACCGTTTCGTGACCAAAGCCGCTATGGTGAAGATCACATAGTGAACGAGCCCGTCTACAACGCTGTGCCGGAACCGTAGCTCGTCGCTGTCCCCCGCCAGACGTTCGAAATTGCTCGACGCCTAACCACCTGGTTTTTGGAAGGAGATTTACGCGTGTCGTTCGTCACCACACAGCCCGAGATGTTGACGGCATCGGCCAGCAAGCTGCAGGGGATCGGCGCGGCCATGAGCGCCAATGACGCCTCCGCGGCGCCGGCTACCACCGGAGTGGTTCCCGCCGCTGCCGATGAGGTCTCGACGCTCACCGCCGCGTTGTTCGCCGCGCACGGCGAGCTGTATCTGGAAGTCAGCGCCCGGGCCCGCGCGATCCATGACTTTTTTGTCTCCACACTGCAAACCAGTGCGCGCTCGTATGCGGCAACCGAAACCGCCAACGCCACCATCGCCGGCGCGTAGAGAGGCTGAGCGACAATGGATTTCGCAGCGTTACCACCGGAGGTCAACTCCGGCAGAATGTACACCGGTGCGGGAGTCGGATCATGGCTGACCGCGGCCGCAGCCTGGGACAAGGTGGCCGAAGGCCTATACGCTGCGGCAAGTTCTTACGATTCCGAGATCACCGGGCTGACGTTCGGGTGGCTGGGGCCGTCGTCGCTGTTGATGGCGGCCGCCGCCGCGCCCTATCTGGCCTGGATCACCGCGACCGCTAGCCTAGCCGAGTTCGTCGCTACCAAGGCCAAGCTGGTGGCAGCCGCCTTCGAAATGGCCTTCGCGAAGACGGTGCCGCCTCCCCTGATCGTGGCCAACCGAGCGTTGTTGTTGGCGCTCATCGCGACCAACTTTTTCGGACAGAACACTCCAGCGATCGCGATTACCGAAGCCCACTACACCGAAATGTGGGTGCAGGATGCCGAAGCGATGTACGAGTATGCCGCCACCGCGTCAGCCGCATCACAACTGACGCCGT
The nucleotide sequence above comes from Mycobacterium decipiens. Encoded proteins:
- a CDS encoding PE family protein, translated to MSFVTTQPEMLTASASKLQGIGAAMSANDASAAPATTGVVPAAADEVSTLTAALFAAHGELYLEVSARARAIHDFFVSTLQTSARSYAATETANATIAGA